ACATTCAAATGGAGAGTTAGCAAGTGCAATAAACGAGCAGATGAAAAAGCTCGTAGTTGCCGGCCCTATGTTTCACCACGAGGAAAAGGATGAAGCCCTAGAGGAACTTTCCAAATTCCTCAGCTTTGAATATGCTTATTTTGGAAATTCCGGAACTGAGGCTGTTGAAGCGGCTTTAAAGTTTGCCCGCCTTTATACCGGTAAAAAAGAGATAATAGCGATGACAAAAGCCTTTCATGGGAGAACCTTTGGCTCTCTAAGCGCAACTTGGAAGAAAAAATATAGGGAAGGTTTTGAGCCTTTAGTTCCTGGATTTAAGCATATTCCATTCAACAACATTGAGGCTGCAAAAGATGCTATAACCAAAGAAACTGCCGCTGTAATAGTTGAACCAATTCAAGGAGAAGGTGGAATAATCCCTGCAAAAGAGGAGTTCATCAAAACTTTAAGAGATCTAACTCAAGATAACGGAGCTCTGTTGATAGTTGATGAGGTTCAAAGTGCCTTTAGAAGTGGGAAATTCCTAGCAATAGAGCACTATAAAATCCAGCCTGACATAGTTACAATGGGAAAAGGACTAGCAAACGGAATTCCAATTGGATTAACACTAACCAACTTCGACATCCCGAGAGGAAAGCACGGTTCAACTTT
The genomic region above belongs to Thermococcus sp. EP1 and contains:
- a CDS encoding aminotransferase class III-fold pyridoxal phosphate-dependent enzyme, encoding MSLYKKRLKLVRGKGVYVWDENGNKYLDAIAGIGVAILGHSNGELASAINEQMKKLVVAGPMFHHEEKDEALEELSKFLSFEYAYFGNSGTEAVEAALKFARLYTGKKEIIAMTKAFHGRTFGSLSATWKKKYREGFEPLVPGFKHIPFNNIEAAKDAITKETAAVIVEPIQGEGGIIPAKEEFIKTLRDLTQDNGALLIVDEVQSAFRSGKFLAIEHYKIQPDIVTMGKGLANGIPIGLTLTNFDIPRGKHGST